A genomic segment from Nicotiana tabacum cultivar K326 chromosome 9, ASM71507v2, whole genome shotgun sequence encodes:
- the LOC142163993 gene encoding uncharacterized protein LOC142163993, giving the protein MEEYESCILGLGLAIDMNIQELLVIGDSDLLVHQVLREWAPKNTKILPYLHCVQYLIKRFTKIEFKYVPRILNEFADALATLSSMIQHPDKNFIDPIPIEIRKQPANCAHIEEEFDGNSWFHDNKEYLETREYLRNATYTHKRTL; this is encoded by the coding sequence ATGGAAGAATATGAGTCTTGCATTCTGGGACTCGGattggccatcgacatgaacattcaggagttgctggtaatcggAGATTCAGATCTGCTGGTACATCAAGTGCTCAGAGAATGGGCTCCCAAGAATACTAAAATATTGCCATACCTACATTGTGTGCAATatttgatcaagaggttcacgaagatagaattcaaatATGTCCCGAGAATTCTGAACGAATTCGCAGATGCACTGGctaccttgtcttccatgatacaacatccagacaagaattttatTGATCCTATCCCGATAGAGATTCGTAAGCAGCCAGCTAATTGTGCTCATATTGAAGAAGAGTTCGATGGAAATTCATGGTTTCACGATAACAAGGAGTATTTGGAAACAAGAGAATACCTAAGAAATGCTACATACACTCATAAGCGCACGCTTTGA